ACCTTGAACTCCTCCCATCTGTATGTCCAAGGGACACTTGGCTGTAGGGGAGGGTTCGGGGACTGTGGGGTGGCCATGACAGGTGTACTAGTTTGCTCGGGCTGCTAcaacagaataccacagattgGATAGCTTATTAAACGACAGAAATTCAtgtctcaccgttctggaggccgGGAAGCCCAAGATCTAGGTGCCAGCTGATGTGAGTTTTGGTGAGGGCcttcttcttggcttgtagatggccatctgcTTGCCATGTCCTCACGTGGTGGGGAGAGAGCATGCCTGAGTGTCTCTTATAAAGCTACTAATCCTGTTGGATCAGTGCACCACTGTATGACTTCATTCAACCTTAATTACTCCCAGATGGGCTCCCATCCTCAAATACAGTagcattgggggttagggcttcgacATAGGAATTTCGGGGTTCCCCAGCAGACTCTGATTGCCCTGCTTTTCCCACAGGCACCCTCTGTGAATGCTACGACGAGCTGGGCAATCGCTACCAGCTGCCCATCTACTGCCTGTCGCCACCTGTGAACCTGCTGCTGGAGCACACTGAGGaggagagcctggagccccccGAGCCCACGCCCAGCGTGCGCCGCGAGTTCCCATTAAAGGTGCGCCTCTCCACAGGCAAGGACGTGAGGCTCAGCGCCAGCCTGCCCGACACGGTGGGGCAGCTCAAGAGGCAACTGCACACCCAGGAGGGCATCGAGCCGTCCTGGCAGCGGTGGTTCTTCTCTGGGAAGCTGCTCACAGACCGCACGCGACTCCAGGAAACCAAGATCCAGAAAGATTTTGTCATCCAGGTCATCATCAACcagcccccaccaccccaggACTGATGAGCCCACGGACCCTGGGAGGAGAGGCCGAAGAGGCCTCCGCGGGGCTGAGAGGCCTCCCGGCTGGGCACCAggtccccccaccctgctgctgCCTCCAAGTGCTGTTACTTTCCTCAAGGGCGCCTCCCGCCGGATGGCTGCTGGGCAAGCCGTGAAGGGACCCTGCCTCCCAGGGGCACCGTGGGCCACCAGCGCCCCACATCCAGGAAGCAGTGCTGCCTCACACAGGCTTTGCCAACCTTGTCAGAGGAAGGGCAAACTGGGGTGTtccaccctgcctctctcccgcAGCAGGTTCGAGCCACAAGGGCCAGCCCGGAGGCGCCTGGAGCCCAGATCTGTCGTCTGGTGCTGCCGGCTGTGCTCACTCCGGTTTTCTGCTCAGGGTCTGAAGCAGCTGctgtccccttcccctgcccccactccctgaCTCTGCCCTGGGCCCGGTGCCAAtcccctggaggggagggggatggctTGTGAGCCCCAGGGGCAGGGAGCCCGAGGCcggcctctgcctctccctgcccccccggCACAATTGGCAGAGATGGGGCAGGCTGGTGGCCGGAAGGCTGTGCTGTCGTGGCAGGGGTCTGCACAGGGCCATCTCCTGGCTGTAACCCAAGCGGTGGGGGGTCTGCAGCCTGGTCATGGCCCATAACAGGTCCCTGTGTACAGACATATCTGCATATTTATCAATAAAGCCTtttgctccttccttctctcttgcctAGCTTTGACTCCGGTTCTCTGGCA
The genomic region above belongs to Felis catus isolate Fca126 chromosome D2, F.catus_Fca126_mat1.0, whole genome shotgun sequence and contains:
- the UBTD1 gene encoding ubiquitin domain-containing protein 1 isoform X2; its protein translation is MGNCVGRQRRERPAAPGHPRKRAGRNEPLKKERLKWKSDYPMTDGQLRSKRDEFWDTAPAFEGRKEIWDALKAAAYAAEANDHELAQAILDGASITLPHGTLCECYDELGNRYQLPIYCLSPPVNLLLEHTEEESLEPPEPTPSVRREFPLKVRLSTGKDVRLSASLPDTVGQLKRQLHTQEGIEPSWQRWFFSGKLLTDRTRLQETKIQKDFVIQVIINQPPPPQD
- the UBTD1 gene encoding ubiquitin domain-containing protein 1 isoform X1; the protein is MLLLTSTSAKQRAFSAGAADSELENLGRNEPLKKERLKWKSDYPMTDGQLRSKRDEFWDTAPAFEGRKEIWDALKAAAYAAEANDHELAQAILDGASITLPHGTLCECYDELGNRYQLPIYCLSPPVNLLLEHTEEESLEPPEPTPSVRREFPLKVRLSTGKDVRLSASLPDTVGQLKRQLHTQEGIEPSWQRWFFSGKLLTDRTRLQETKIQKDFVIQVIINQPPPPQD